The segment TGGCGTCATGACCGAACAGCGCAGGTTGGGGGTCGAGGGGAACACGACCTATGCCCACCTGATTGACGGCTCGATTCAAGTTGGCCAGGAGCTTGACAGTGCGCTGGAAGGCGCGACCGTGGGGATGGTCCAGGAAGTAGTTTTCGCAGACTGGCCTCGCAACAAGAACATGACCATTTCGGTGAATCGCGGCTGTATCGGCCAGACCATCGTCACCATCTTCAACCCGGAGATCGATGCCGTTGTGGGAGAATTCGTCACCGACCACTGCGACGAAGAAGTGCCCTATACATTCAACCCGAACCAGCCCTTGCTTTACTGACCGCTGACCGCCTGTAACCGACTACAGATCGCGGTCTGCCGTAACTCTTGTCCCGATTCTCGCTTGAGTTTAGGCAGATCGAGAGATCGGCGTGCCGCGAGGCAGGTCCTTTCCGATCGCTTGCAGGGCCAGCCGGGCAGCTCCCAGCGCGGGCGGAGTATTACTGACAAAGACGTCGGCCATCGGCGCTGCCCTCAAGACCTGGGCGCGCAGCGGGCTGATGACAAGCTCTCCAGCCTTGAAAACCCCGCCGACCAGAGCCACCTCAAATTCCCGGTCACACAGGTCTAGCTTGCGGGCTACGGCGATCGCGCTGCGGCCGAGTTCGCTGCCGGCATGGTTGAGGATATGCAATGCAACCTGGTCCCCTTCAGCGGCTGTCTCAACCACCTGCGGTGCAAAGCCGGAGATCAGGGTTCTTCCGCTGTCTTTGGAGGGGTCGTATATGGTCGGGATGATCTGCTCCACGTCGTCGAGCTGGAAATGCTGCATCAGCTGGTCCAGCAGGGCGGTAGCCGGCCCGCGCCCATCCTCGGCTTTCAGCGCGGCGACGATGCCCATTCGGCCGATGTCATAGGCGCTGCCCTCGTCGCCGATCAGGTAGCCCCGTCCTCCCGCCTTGGCGATCTCGCCATCGAGGCCGGCGCCGACCGCAGAGGATCCAGTGCCGGCGATGACGACCACGCCGTAGCTCTTGCTGATCGCTCCCCACAGGGCAATGTCGGTATCGCTCACGACAGTGATAACCCCGGAGATACCCAGCTGGACAA is part of the Chloroflexota bacterium genome and harbors:
- a CDS encoding BadF/BadG/BcrA/BcrD ATPase family protein, whose amino-acid sequence is MTDQPAIVIGVDAGGTKTQALLLREDGRVLGWGIGGPGNPTRVPPDRLRVSLVEAITAVLSSADSPAADTVAAVCLGVAGGRGYRQLIRDTVVQLGISGVITVVSDTDIALWGAISKSYGVVVIAGTGSSAVGAGLDGEIAKAGGRGYLIGDEGSAYDIGRMGIVAALKAEDGRGPATALLDQLMQHFQLDDVEQIIPTIYDPSKDSGRTLISGFAPQVVETAAEGDQVALHILNHAGSELGRSAIAVARKLDLCDREFEVALVGGVFKAGELVISPLRAQVLRAAPMADVFVSNTPPALGAARLALQAIGKDLPRGTPISRSA